In Erigeron canadensis isolate Cc75 chromosome 1, C_canadensis_v1, whole genome shotgun sequence, a single window of DNA contains:
- the LOC122604113 gene encoding COP1-interacting protein 7 has translation MKSKTRLDSAVFQLTPTRTRCDLYIIANDKKEKIASGLLNPFIAHLKTAQDQIAEGGYSVLLAPETGSNATWFTKGTVESFVRFVSTPEILERVYIIESEILQIEEAISIQGNNDIQVEDRLVKPVAVNEENKPAYDADTEKAIVLYKPGAQETTVSNAKEGNSKVQLLHVLETRKTVLKKEQGMAFARAVAAGFEIDHITNLLSFAECFGASRLMNACLRFMDLWKRKHESGQWVDIEAEDAMSGKLDYSTMNASGIVLSSMTNGPNEPRGDATSETKETVGGDPNAGGEQQYHGGQSPNPGFPPWGMHTSLGSVPVYQAYPMPYYQHYPGTAPFYPPPPYPSMEDPLFHLRHSMEHNNRYTSPEPDEGSELQKDVGKSGKSRSGKVVIRNINFINSKNQNSSGDDSESASDSDIGDEIESRNNGSSLRSSKRKGNRKESESETRNRKEIDSGPWDAFQSYLLKGVAEGDRSANEDMFAMEKDSKTNRLQKSMAADPLAHVGRDDDGEGKRIDMQSFDRNGRKILYRSGNDDFLLGRREQAYVRDPLVDNGFEGATANLDRNGLHAADEAVMVSLRSTSGVNDHRSSMNMDLYDLPSSNTQNPENISNKQVITYEPDALSLMPERDLEKRPLGYDPALDYEMQLAEDAAVAASREKMNKTEVKKGSKSAEKHQPSKANQGPSLVRKGRPSKVNNTIEDARARAEKLRSYKADLQKMRKEQQDAELKRLEALKMERQKRIAARANSSKQQLPSKLSPMSHRGFKFTDSEPGSSSPLQRSKIRPTSIGSTISKKSLTSSTKLADGNHSAGNRLTRSLSSMSDTKKESSSVIPDSKASMTRIRRLSEPKKINNIHVHTTIKTRSAEPVSKPKLSNGPESKKISAIINLDQTKAASLPELKIRTSKASSNLTQKVKVKEDKTVGASEVAKVNLNDRFNVADGNPIIDKTVVMLEHKRQSSLTKEYVSNHGTEVNVQEVPLSMEIIDKGTISVHPQKHHTSGEVNDRVENLGENPGTSSSYQAPYARVSSFEDPSTRNSEYAKAPPSNFGMTSGAEKTYISDFNNLKLEKIPEVLEKPQPKGFRRLLMLGKKSHTPSDTATSQPDNLTFTAPASAEVHTLKTLISEDQAPIHGHASQKSSKHFSLLSSFRGKTTEKKPTA, from the exons GGAAAG ttttgttcgCTTTGTGAGCACTCCTGAGATACTAGAACGTGTCTACATCATAGAATCTGAAATCCTACAAATAGAAGAAGCAATTTCAATTCAAGGAAACAATGATATTCag GTAGAAGACCGTCTGGTAAAGCCTGTGGCAGTCAATGaag AAAATAAACCCGCATATGATGCTGACACGGAGAAAGCAATTGTCCTTTACAAG CCTGGGGCCCAAGAGACTACTGTTTCCAATGCCAAAGAGGGAAATTCGAA AGTCCAGCTCTTACATGTTCTTGAGACACGCAAAACAGTCCTTAAGAAAGAACAAGGCATGGCTTTTGCACGTGCTGTTGCTGCTGGTTTCGAAATTGATCATATTACGAATTTGTTATCATTCGCTGAATGCTTTGGTGCATCACGTTTAAT GAATGCTTGTTTGCGGTTCATGGATTTGTGGAAGCGAAAACATGAGTCCGGACAATGGGTTGATATAGAAGCAGAAGATGCAATGTCTGGCAAATTGGATTATTCGACCATGAATGCATCAGGTATTGTGCTTTCAAGTATGACCAATGGGCCTAATGAACCCAGGGGTGATGCTACTTCAGAAACTAAAGAGACAGTAGGCGGTGATCCAAATGCAG GTGGTGAACAACAATATCATGGAGGACAATCTCCCAATCCAGGTTTCCCTCCTTGGGGTATGCATACTTCACTAGGTAGCGTACCCGTGTATCAAGCATATCCCATGCCATACTATCAACATTATCCTGGAACCGCTCCATTTTATCCTCCGCCACCTTATCCATCCATGGAGGATCCTCTTTTTCATTTGAGGCATTCCATGgaacataataacagatataCCAGCCCTGAACCTGACGAAGGCTCAGAACTACAAAAGGATGTTGGAAAATCTGGGAAATCAAGATCAGGCAAGGTGGTTATCCGTAATATTAACTTCATTAACTCAAAAAACCAGAATTCATCAGGAGATGACTCCGAATCAGCCTCTGACAGTGATATCGGGGATGAGATCGAGTCTCGTAATAATGGAAGTAGCTTAAGATCCTCGAAGAGAAAAGGTAACCGGAAAGAGTCTGAATCTGAGACTCGTAACAGGAAAGAAATAGATAGTGGCCCTTGGGATGCATTTCAAAGTTATTTACTCAAAGGGGTTGCAGAAGGTGACCGTTCTGCTAATGAAGATATGTTTGCAATGGAAAAGGATTCTAAAACAAACAGACTGCAAAAAAGCATGGCTGCTGATCCATTGGCACATGTAGGgcgagatgatgatggtgaaggGAAGAGAATTGATATGCAATCCTTTGATAGAAATGGAAGAAAGATTTTGTATAGGAGTGGAAATGACGATTTTTTGTTAGGTAGAAGAGAACAAGCATATGTAAGGGATCCACTAGTCGATAATGGGTTTGAGGGTGCAACCGCCAATTTGGACAGAAATGGATTGCATGCTGCTGACGAAGCAGTTATGGTTTCGTTGCGCTCAACTTCAGGTGTAAATGACCATAGAAGTAGCATGAATATGGACTTATATGACCTCCCATCATCCAACACTCAAAATCCAGAAAACATATCTAATAAGCAAGTCATCACATATGAGCCAGATGCCTTAAGCTTGATGCCTGAACGAGATCTTGAGAAGAGGCCTTTGGGATATGATCCTGCTTTAGACTATGAAATGCAGTTAGCTGAAGATGCTGCTGTTGCTGCTTCACGTGAAAAAATGAACAAGACCGAAGTTAAGAAAGGGTCTAAAAGTGCAGAAAAGCACCAACCGTCGAAAGCTAACCAGGGGCCTTCTTTGGTAAGGAAGGGAAGACCATCGAAGGTGAATAATACTATAGAGGATGCACGTGCACGTGCTGAGAAACTAAGATCCTATAAAGCTGATCTTCAGAAAATGAGGAAAGAACAG CAAGATGCAGAACTTAAAAGACTTGAAGCTCTTAAGATGGAGAGACAAAAGAGAATTGCTGCAAGAGCTAACTCCAGCAAACAACAGTTACCATCTAAGCTCTCTCCCATGTCTCACAGAGGATTCAAGTTCACTGATTCAGAGCCTGGTTCATCGTCTCCTCTACAAAGATCCAAAATAAGACCTACTTCCATAGGATCAACCATTTCAAAAAAATCCTTGACCAGCAGCACCAAATTAGCTGATGGGAATCATTCAGCAGGGAATAGATTGACCAGATCCTTGTCATCTATGTCAGatacaaagaaagaaagtagTTCTGTTATTCCAGATTCAAAGGCTTCTATGACTCGCATTAGAAGGCTATCTGAACCTAAAAAGATCAACAACATTCATGTTCATACTACTATTAAGACACGGAGTGCAGAGCCTGTTTCGAAACCAAAGTTATCCAATGGGCCCGAGAGCAAAAAGATTTCTGCTATTATTAACCTTGATCAAACTAAGGCTGCATCCCTTCCTGAGCTCAAAATCAGAACATCAAAGGCATCTTCAAATCTAACGCAAAAGGTGAAGGTAAAGGAGGATAAGACTGTTGGAGCTTCTGAAGTTGCTAAAGTGAATTTAAATGACAGATTCAATGTAGCCGATGGCAACCCTATAATTGACAAGACTGTCGTCATGCTTGAACATAAGCGTCAGTCATCATTAACTAAGGAATATGTCAGTAATCATGGAACAGAGGTCAATGTTCAAGAGGTGCCTTTGTCTATGGAAATTATTGATAAAGGGACCATTTCAGTCCACCCCCAGAAACATCATACTTCTGGTGAG GTGAATGATCGTGTGGAGAATTTGGGCGAAAATCCAGGAACAAGTTCTAGCTACCAAGCTCCTTATGCAcgtgtttcatcttttgaagacCCATCTACTAGAAATTCAGAATATGCAAAAGCACCTCCGTCCAACTTTGGAATGACTTCGGGAGCTGAAAAGACATATATTTCTGATTTTAACAACTTGAAGCTGGAAAAGATCCCTGAAGTCCTTGAGAAACCCCAACCAAAAGGATTCAGACGACTTCTCATGCTTGGAAAGAAAAGCCACACCCCTTCAGATACCGCAACTTCTCAACCTGATAATCTTACATTCACTGCCCCTGCTTCTGCTGAAG TTCATACATTGAAGACCTTAATATCTGAAGATCAAGCTCCCATACATGGTCATGCTTCTCAAAAGT CTTCAAAACACTTCTCGTTACTATCCTCCTTCCGTGGGAAGACAACTGAAAAGAAACCAACCGCATGA
- the LOC122585047 gene encoding ribonuclease H2 subunit B isoform X2, translating into MTTMDSPWHEGVDEARILITSSSSSSDSCDTDGDGVGRFLQLRHPKTGDSKCYLLINGGLQEVSWYKQSYGSWFIGDYICEDGSLYAATPVDPVFILLPLFDEARMKNGDDLGKFRQLDEIIYLQDYPGYHHLATIAEKSMEVVCDCKEIGSMKFFRLNDSKVLAWMYCKVQQVKQSLLKVDNNYAARSQQDTLTDVVMILGEYLAEEPWLKLLCDNLRLNISEAVKAPDTDIHMSEAPPNHASFSPVQTGNDKRVTRNGKQNKKAKVETNSHNIKDMFTRASRR; encoded by the exons ATGACAACAATGGATTCTCCTTGGCATGAAGGTGTTGATGAAGCTCGTATTCTTATtacctcttcatcatcatcatcag ATTCTTGTGACACCGATGGGGATGGCGTGGGCCGATTCCTGCAACTTCGGCATCCGAAAACCG GAGATAGCAAATGCTATCTATTGATCAATGGAGGTCTTCAAGAAGTTAGCTGGTATAAACAATCTTATGGATCTTGGTTTATTGGAGACTATATATGTGAAG ATGGTAGTTTGTATGCTGCTACTCCAGTTGATCCGGTGTTCATTCTATTGCCATTGTTCGATGAAGCACGGATGAAG AATGGAGATGATCTAGGGAAATTTAGGCAACTTGACGAGATCATTTACCTTCAAGATTATCCTGGATATCATCATTTAGCAACAATTGCAGAAAAGTCTATGGAAGTTGTTTGTGATTGTAAAG AGATTGGATCTATGAAGTTTTTTAGACTCAATGACTCGAAGGTTTTAGCATGGATGTACTGTAAG GTACAACAAGTTAAGCAGTCCCTTCTTAAAGTGGATAATAACTATGCCGCTCGAAGTCAGCAGGATACCT TGACTGATGTGGTCATGATTTTGGGTGAATACTTGGCAGAGGAGCCATGGTTGAAGCTCCTGTGTGACAATCTTAG GTTGAATATAAGTGAGGCAGTTAAGGCACCAGATACGGATATACACATGTCAGAGGCACCACCTAATCATGCTTCATTTAGTCCGGTGCAG ACTGGGAATGATAAGAGAGTTACTCGAAATGGGAAGCAAAACAAGAAGGCAAAAGTGGAGACAAATTCACATAACATTAAAGATATGTTTACTAGGGCTTCGAGGAGGTGA
- the LOC122585047 gene encoding ribonuclease H2 subunit B isoform X1, which produces MTTMDSPWHEGVDEARILITSSSSSSDSCDTDGDGVGRFLQLRHPKTGDSKCYLLINGGLQEVSWYKQSYGSWFIGDYICEDGSLYAATPVDPVFILLPLFDEARMKNGDDLGKFRQLDEIIYLQDYPGYHHLATIAEKSMEVVCDCKEIGSMKFFRLNDSKVLAWMYCKVQQVKQSLLKVDNNYAARSQQDTLTDVVMILGEYLAEEPWLKLLCDNLRLNISEAVKAPDTDIHMSEAPPNHASFSPVQEQTGNDKRVTRNGKQNKKAKVETNSHNIKDMFTRASRR; this is translated from the exons ATGACAACAATGGATTCTCCTTGGCATGAAGGTGTTGATGAAGCTCGTATTCTTATtacctcttcatcatcatcatcag ATTCTTGTGACACCGATGGGGATGGCGTGGGCCGATTCCTGCAACTTCGGCATCCGAAAACCG GAGATAGCAAATGCTATCTATTGATCAATGGAGGTCTTCAAGAAGTTAGCTGGTATAAACAATCTTATGGATCTTGGTTTATTGGAGACTATATATGTGAAG ATGGTAGTTTGTATGCTGCTACTCCAGTTGATCCGGTGTTCATTCTATTGCCATTGTTCGATGAAGCACGGATGAAG AATGGAGATGATCTAGGGAAATTTAGGCAACTTGACGAGATCATTTACCTTCAAGATTATCCTGGATATCATCATTTAGCAACAATTGCAGAAAAGTCTATGGAAGTTGTTTGTGATTGTAAAG AGATTGGATCTATGAAGTTTTTTAGACTCAATGACTCGAAGGTTTTAGCATGGATGTACTGTAAG GTACAACAAGTTAAGCAGTCCCTTCTTAAAGTGGATAATAACTATGCCGCTCGAAGTCAGCAGGATACCT TGACTGATGTGGTCATGATTTTGGGTGAATACTTGGCAGAGGAGCCATGGTTGAAGCTCCTGTGTGACAATCTTAG GTTGAATATAAGTGAGGCAGTTAAGGCACCAGATACGGATATACACATGTCAGAGGCACCACCTAATCATGCTTCATTTAGTCCGGTGCAG GAACAGACTGGGAATGATAAGAGAGTTACTCGAAATGGGAAGCAAAACAAGAAGGCAAAAGTGGAGACAAATTCACATAACATTAAAGATATGTTTACTAGGGCTTCGAGGAGGTGA
- the LOC122585783 gene encoding uncharacterized protein LOC122585783, whose amino-acid sequence MAVDTEDFTSIFFKNLKIQQQDPPPLSKPRPPAWKSIPTGTNAPIPTSSRSFYNTSTVSEASLVRLAMNALQGLESSLISIEKLCAIFRSDPTDRTFHRIPSLWNQSASTLALEKILRSIGCVGCEVLLLRKFISHFTNLTWDATLRSNNNAESEVEANNYSPYSLVNQAFAVAIEDVLEGYIAALDTLSSSVALRRMSDNDSTSHATSTLRTGCLSSVGHCEVTLLEVYLHTKELRCQIEAIGSVCNVHSLALCFSLSPLGDLDSKTKFSDFPRGGNLLTYLYMELKVADPVHRALLKTLFVRSCEPYFEFIRSWIFKAKITDPYNEFIVADTESQQSYSFSNTGVFIDFPSATIREQGGVSVPCFLRDSLIPLFRAGQQLQVLIKLLEFSDGVGSWNRTYEDFLPYWSRMSSSRVLHAFHMAFTKEGIETMVLARRDYYKVMMEKLKNHLPNLEFRYHQVVPYSTLPPSVSNGRGSLEVAPTDNGRSVSPSAKDMNHNLPLGTVEDDASSMTEELSYMDDPWDSSECSFIESSDEMVDESETNVKFLHDSEELDKRYLSALEFISDSSSDILPNEPSQGENLSNMGSGSHELAKKTDLSSCSVDHQYSWIYTNGASLALNQSLSHMMEAQYPNDQLDSGCPLAKNHMCNGIGNIGDTWLNSYSDKRKNDPSSGFQENGISQCGDLIPNCLAKEVANKSFGDDSLSLRSLRSWEVACDNLLLGTKLRDRCPKVLLPSFEFKSVRDPFSECVDRLGSSNRGDQLLVSAQSAATKRNFHHEGHGDDILVIKKDSVHTHVPFGSETDLQEQALSPNASGGGGWEHLLDGTGNKKEIRSSEPKTSVTSVEIPLDFVLEKCLLQEIQLQYMYVSKLTIKLLEEGFSLQEHLLALRRYHMMESADWADLFIVSLWHHKWYATEVDKRISEIQGLLELSVQRSSCERDHYKDRLFVYMKEESTTSLPGFATGIQSFNILGLGYRVDWPVSIVLTPGALNIYAQIFSFLIQVKLALSSLTEVWCLLKEFIQTANQDRYSDLHKSETNHFNVIVKLRHHIFHFVSTLQQYVQSQLSHVSWSRFLQSLKHKVKDLTDFDFVHMDYLKDSQHICFLSIDMKQIADIIQSILQCALDFRSIVVPNSLSGPDGRGPVNIAQVLTIKEAFIRNIRQLYACYLNSPKNVEFSLPRFWEFLNYNDHYSDVINKEMGHNIFSL is encoded by the exons ATGGCTGTAGATACAGAAGATTTTACatctatattttttaagaatttGAAAATCCAACAACAAGATCCGCCCCCATTATCTAAACCTAGACCCCCCGCCTGGAAATCCATCCCCACCGGAACAAATGCCCCCATTCCCACTTCTTCTAGAAGCTTTTACAACACTTCTACTGTTTCG GAGGCTAGTTTAGTGAGGTTGGCAATGAATGCTCTTCAAGGTTTGGAGTCATCTCTTATAAGTATTGAGAAACTGTGTGCCATATTCCGTTCTGATCCAACAGACAGAACATTTCACCGAATTCCTAGTCTGTGGAACCAGTCTGCAAGTACACTGGCTCTTGAGAAGATACTTCGATCCATAGGCTGCGTGGGATGTGAAGTTCTCCTTCTCCGTAAATTTATTAGTCATTTCACAAATTTAACTTGGGATGCCACTTTGAGAAGTAATAACAATGCCGAGTCAGAAGTGGAAGCGAACAATTATTCTCCATACAGTCTGGTCAACCAGGCTTTTGCTGTTGCCATTGAAGATGTTTTGGAAGGCTACATTGCTGCGTTGGATACTTTATCTTCTTCTGTTGCTTTGAGACGAATGTCAGATAATGATAGCACGTCTCATGCTACTTCTACCTTGAGAACTGGCTGCCTTTCTAGTGTTGGGCACTGTGAAGTTACGCTGTTGGAAGTTTACCTCCATACGAAAGAACTTAGGTGTCAGATTGAGGCTATTGGTAGCGTCTGCAATGTGCATAGTTTAGCTCTTTGCTTCTCACTTTCACCCCTTGGGGATTTAGATTCCAAAACAAAATTTAGTGACTTCCCAAGAGGTGGAAACCTTCTTACCTACTTGTATATGGAACTCAAG GTTGCTGATCCAGTTCACCGTGCCCTTCTCAAAACTCTCTTTGTTCGTTCATGTGAACCGTATTTTGAATTTATTAGATCTTGGATTTTTAAGGCCAAGATTACTGATCCTTATAATGAATTCATAGTGGCCGACACTGAGAGTCAACAATCTTATTCATTTTCCAACACTGGGGTTTTTATCGACTTCCCGTCAGCCACCATCAGG GAGCAAGGTGGAGTTTCTGTTCCTTGTTTTTTGAGGGACTCTTTGATTCCGCTCTTTAGAGCTGGTCAGCAGCTTCAAGTACTAATAAAGTTGCTGGAGTTTTCTGATGGTGTTGGCAGCTGGAACCGCACATATGAGGACTTCCTTCCCTATTGGAGTAGAATGTCCAGCTCACGTGTGTTACATGCATTTCATATGGCTTTCACTAAGGAAGGAATTGAAACGATGGTACTTGCAAGGAGGGACTACTACAAAGTCATGATGGAAAAGCTCAAAAATCACTTGCCGAACCTAGAATTTAGATATCATCAG GTTGTTCCGTACTCTACATTACCCCCTTCTGTTTCTAATGGTCGAGGAAGTTTGGAAGTTGCACCCACGGATAATGGTAGATCAGTTTCTCCTTCAGCAAAAGATATGAATCATAATCT GCCTCTTGGTACAGTGGAGGATGATGCATCTAGCATGACAGAGGAGTTATCTTATATGGACGATCCATGGGATTCATCTGAATGTTCATTTATTGAAAGCTCCGATGAAATGGTAGATGAATCTGAGACCAATGTCAAGTTTTTGCATGATTCAGAAGAACTTGATAAAAGGTACTTGTCTGCTTTAGAGTTCATTTCAGACTCCTCTTCTGATATTCTACCAAACGAGCCTTCTCAAGGTGAAAACCTGTCCAATATGGGAAGTGGCTCGCATGAATTAGCAAAAAAGACTGATTTATCTAGCTGCTCCGTTGATCATCAATATTCATGGATATATACGAATGGCGCCTCCCTTGCGTTAAACCAGAGTTTGTCACACATGATGGAAGCTCAATATCCTAATGATCAGCTTGATAGTGGATGCCCACTTGCCAAAAATCATATGTGTAATGGCATAGGAAACATAGGTGATACATGGTTAAATTCTTATAGTGACAAGCGCAAAAATGATCCAAGTTCGGGATTCCAAGAAAATGGCATATCACAATGTGGGGATTTAATTCCCAATTGCCTGGCAAAAGAGGTTGCTAACAAATCTTTTGGAGATGATTCTTTGAGTCTGAGAAGCTTGAGATCATGGGAGGTTGCATGTGATAACCTATTACTGGGGACAAAGCTACGGGATAGATGTCCCAAAGTTCTTTTGccttcttttgaatttaagtcTGTTAGAGATCCTTTTAGTGAATGTGTGGATAGGCTAGGCAGTTCTAACAGAGGTGACCAGCTCTTAGTTTCAGCTCAAAGTGCTGCTACCAAGAGAAATTTCCATCATGAAGGCCATGGCGATGATATCCTAGTTATCAAGAAGGATTCAGTCCACACACATGTACCCTTCGGCTCAGAAACTGATCTCCAAGAACAAGCGTTGTCACCAAATGcatctggtggtggtggttgggaACATCTGCTTGATGGCACTGGCAACAAAAAAGAAATCCGCTCTAGTGAGCCTAAGACCAGTGTTACTTCAGTTGAGATACCGTTGGATTTTGTTCTTGAGAAATGCCTGTTGCAGGAGATTCAGCTACA ATATATGTATGTCAGTAAATTGACAATTAAGCTACTTGAGGAAGGTTTCTCTTTACAAGAACATTTGCTGGCTTTGCGGCGATACCACATGATGGAATCAGCAGACTGGGCAGACTTGTTTATTGTGTCACTCTGGCATCAT aaATGGTATGCTACAGAGGTAGATAAAAGGATATCTGAAATCCAGGGGCTTCTGGAACTCTCAGTTCAGAGGTCTTCATGCGAAAGAGACCATTATAAGGATAGATTGTTCGTGTACATGAAAGAAGAAAGCACAACATCTCTTCCTGGTTTTGCTACTG GCATACAGTCTTTCAACATTTTGGGCCTGGGTTACAGAGTAGATTGGCCAGTGAGCATCGTCTTGACACCTGGTGCATTAAATATATATGCTCAAATTTTCAGCTTTTTGATACAAGTCAAGCTCGCGTTATCTTCTTTGACTGAAGTATGGTGCTTATTGAAG GAATTTATCCAAACCGCTAACCAAGATCGTTATTCTGATCTGCATAAATCAGAGACCAACCATTTCAATGTCATAGTGAAATTGAG GCACCATATATTTCATTTTGTATCAACACTGCAGCAGTATGTTCAGTCGCAGTTATCACATGTATCCTGGAGCAGATTTCTACAGTCCCTTAAGCATAAG GTCAAGGATTTGACGGACTTTGACTTTGTGCATATGGATTATCTCAAAGATTCACAGCACAT ATGTTTTTTATCAATTGATATGAAACAGATAGCAGACATTATTCAAAGCATTTTGCAATGTGCATTGGACTTCAGATCTATTGTTGTTCCAAACAGTTTGTCTGGACCAGATGGAAGAGGTCCGGTGAACATCGCTCAG GTTCTCACCATTAAAGAAGCATTTATCCGAAACATAAGACAATTATATGCATGCTATCTCAACTCTCCCAAAAATGTAGAGTTCAGTCTCCCACGTTTCTGGGAATTCCTCAATTACAATGACCATTACTCAGATGTCATCAACAAAGAAATGGGCCACAACATCTTCTCCTTATAA